One Methanomassiliicoccales archaeon genomic window carries:
- a CDS encoding RuBisCO large subunit C-terminal-like domain-containing protein yields MEYEERYLHLNEAIDFDSHVICKYKVKTDLKMTTAAAAIATEQSTGTWTKLSTLNEDNFLKRSGKVIAIDGNVTSIAFPVEDFSLDIGGVPQILSIIAGNLFGLDALQGVRLEDVIFPKCMLKEFKGPKFGVDGLRSILKRPTKPLVGTIVKPKIGLTPKETADYVYEAGMGGLTNGKDDETLSNQKFCPLEDRVVAIAEALDRVRSDSGHVMIHAINISTNGHQILEVAERAQELGASQLMVDVLTCGFGAIQVLAEDPSIKLPIHVHRTMHGAMTRNPEHGINMNVFATLARMVGGDALHVGTFGVGKMKGGAQEDLANKDICLTKDLPYKRVMPVASGGVQPGMIKKLVEMAGMDLQIQAGGGVSGHPRGVRGGARAMAQAVDAAAVDIPLDVYAKDHVELAEALKKWGLA; encoded by the coding sequence ATGGAATACGAAGAAAGATACTTACATTTGAACGAAGCCATCGATTTTGACTCGCACGTGATCTGCAAATACAAGGTCAAGACCGACCTTAAGATGACGACGGCGGCAGCGGCCATCGCCACCGAACAGTCCACCGGTACCTGGACCAAGCTATCGACCCTGAACGAGGATAACTTCCTGAAACGCAGCGGCAAGGTCATCGCCATAGACGGCAACGTCACTTCCATCGCCTTCCCGGTCGAGGATTTCAGCCTGGACATCGGAGGTGTACCGCAGATATTGAGCATCATTGCGGGCAACCTGTTCGGCCTGGATGCCCTGCAGGGAGTACGATTGGAGGATGTCATCTTCCCGAAATGCATGTTAAAAGAGTTCAAAGGGCCGAAGTTCGGAGTGGACGGCCTGCGCTCAATACTCAAACGCCCGACCAAGCCATTGGTGGGTACCATAGTGAAACCGAAGATCGGACTGACACCGAAAGAGACCGCCGATTACGTCTATGAAGCGGGCATGGGCGGCCTCACCAACGGGAAGGACGACGAGACCCTGAGCAACCAGAAGTTCTGTCCCCTGGAGGACCGGGTCGTGGCCATCGCGGAAGCGTTGGACCGGGTGAGGAGCGATAGCGGTCACGTCATGATACACGCCATCAACATCAGCACCAACGGACATCAGATCCTAGAGGTGGCTGAAAGGGCACAGGAACTGGGTGCCAGCCAACTAATGGTGGACGTGCTGACCTGCGGTTTCGGCGCCATACAGGTGCTGGCCGAGGACCCTTCCATCAAATTACCCATACATGTGCACCGCACCATGCACGGGGCCATGACCAGGAATCCGGAGCACGGCATAAACATGAACGTGTTCGCCACCCTGGCCAGGATGGTGGGGGGTGATGCCTTGCATGTCGGGACCTTCGGCGTCGGCAAGATGAAGGGCGGGGCCCAAGAGGACCTGGCCAACAAGGACATCTGCCTGACCAAGGACCTGCCTTACAAGAGAGTGATGCCGGTGGCGTCCGGTGGAGTGCAACCGGGCATGATCAAGAAGCTGGTGGAGATGGCGGGAATGGACCTGCAGATCCAGGCTGGCGGCGGTGTGTCCGGTCACCCCCGAGGAGTGCGTGGAGGCGCCCGAGCCATGGCCCAGGCCGTAGACGCTGCGGCCGTGGACATCCCGTTGGACGTTTACGCCAAGGACCACGTAGAACTGGCCGAGGCACTGAAGAAGTGGGGATTAGCATGA
- a CDS encoding ribose 1,5-bisphosphate isomerase: MSAEDIAERIRTMEIRGAAEIARRAAQALKEDVDSYPGQDLQGMRSRLEKGRDALLASRPTAISLWNGVQYVFKDTSKLITAEEYRTKVGENADRFIRRSKNALKTIGKLGANRIREGDKVLTHCNSKAAIAVMAEAWAQGKRFEVYATESRPWRQGVLTANDLAKLGIPVTIIIDSAVRYVMKDIDLVLVGADTIASNGAVINKIGTSQVALAAHEARVPFTVCAETFKFSPRTIYGELVKIEERDATEVVKEGEVPPQVRVFNPVFDATPPEYIDSIVTEIGVIPPYAAYQVIIKELGQEFIFYED, encoded by the coding sequence ATGTCGGCCGAGGATATCGCGGAGCGTATCCGCACCATGGAGATTCGCGGGGCGGCGGAGATCGCCCGACGGGCGGCCCAGGCCCTGAAGGAGGATGTTGATTCATATCCAGGTCAGGACCTGCAGGGGATGCGTTCCCGATTGGAGAAGGGAAGGGATGCGCTATTGGCCTCTCGACCGACGGCCATATCCCTTTGGAACGGAGTGCAGTACGTCTTCAAGGACACCTCCAAATTGATCACGGCCGAGGAGTATCGGACCAAGGTGGGGGAGAACGCCGATCGGTTCATACGGCGCTCCAAGAACGCTCTGAAGACCATCGGCAAACTGGGGGCCAACCGCATCAGGGAAGGCGATAAGGTCCTCACACACTGTAACAGCAAAGCGGCCATCGCCGTCATGGCGGAGGCCTGGGCCCAGGGCAAGCGCTTCGAGGTCTACGCCACAGAGTCTCGACCGTGGAGACAGGGGGTGCTCACCGCCAACGACCTGGCGAAGTTAGGTATACCGGTCACCATCATCATCGATTCCGCCGTTCGCTATGTCATGAAGGACATCGACCTGGTGTTGGTCGGGGCAGACACCATCGCCTCCAACGGGGCGGTCATCAACAAGATAGGGACGTCGCAGGTGGCATTGGCGGCCCATGAGGCGCGCGTCCCGTTCACCGTATGCGCGGAGACGTTCAAGTTCTCCCCTAGGACCATTTACGGAGAATTGGTAAAGATCGAGGAGCGGGACGCCACCGAAGTGGTGAAGGAGGGAGAGGTCCCGCCTCAGGTCAGAGTGTTCAACCCGGTCTTCGACGCCACTCCGCCGGAATACATCGACTCGATCGTGACCGAGATCGGGGTCATCCCACCCTATGCTGCCTATCAGGTAATAATCAAGGAACTGGGACAGGAGTTCATCTTCTACGAGGATTGA
- the polX gene encoding DNA polymerase/3'-5' exonuclease PolX, producing the protein MELNVKVAAILDEVADLLELKEDSFFQVRAYRRAAREIESLTADVKDLYIRGHLAQVPGIGKAIHDKVVEIVRTGELQYLKDLRNEFPAGLLQVMRVPDVGPKTAGRLYKDLKVTNLQDLRLAAEQHRIRRLKGFGERTEENILKGIRFLESGQGRTLLGYAYPRGKALEEHIRSHGFPLVSLGGSLRRMKETIGDIDILVGSDDPQRAMDTFISYPQTEEVLLRGPTKTSIRLVDGVQVDMRVVEPSSYGAALQYFTGSKEHNVTLRSLAIDLGYKINEYGVYHKESGEKVAGETEEGVYSVLDMQWIPPEMREDRGEIDLSRKGRIPHILELSDIRGDLHTHTEASDGVDSMEAMTEAALGKGYEYLAFTDHSRSLKVGNGLSVERLQENIRLVRETGERYPDIHLMAGAEVEIDEKGGLDYPPEVLEELDIVVAAVHSRFKMSPEEMTERLLTAISNEHVRILAHPTGRIIGEREGYQFDMEAVLQAAKDNGVAMEVNSFPERLDLNDIYCAMATQRGVTLSIDTDAHNVRQLDYMLFGVATARRGWVPKELVLNALSWDGLRKRLGL; encoded by the coding sequence GTGGAGCTCAATGTCAAGGTCGCGGCCATACTGGACGAGGTGGCCGACCTTCTTGAATTGAAGGAGGACTCCTTCTTCCAGGTCCGGGCGTACAGGAGGGCTGCCCGGGAGATAGAATCCCTGACCGCGGATGTGAAAGACCTCTATATACGCGGCCATCTGGCCCAGGTCCCTGGGATAGGCAAGGCCATCCACGACAAGGTCGTGGAGATCGTTCGGACCGGGGAATTACAATATTTGAAGGACCTGAGGAACGAGTTCCCTGCCGGACTGCTGCAGGTGATGCGGGTGCCCGACGTTGGACCGAAGACCGCGGGACGCTTGTACAAGGACCTGAAGGTGACAAACCTGCAAGACCTCAGACTAGCAGCGGAGCAGCACCGGATCAGGCGGCTGAAAGGTTTTGGGGAGAGGACCGAGGAGAACATCTTGAAAGGCATCAGGTTCCTAGAGTCCGGACAAGGACGAACGCTCCTGGGCTACGCCTATCCTCGAGGAAAGGCGTTGGAGGAGCACATACGTTCCCACGGATTCCCACTGGTGAGCCTGGGCGGCAGCCTGCGTCGAATGAAGGAGACCATCGGCGACATCGACATATTGGTGGGGAGCGATGATCCGCAGCGGGCGATGGATACGTTCATCTCCTACCCTCAGACAGAGGAGGTGCTTTTGAGAGGACCCACTAAGACCTCCATACGCCTAGTGGACGGAGTGCAGGTGGACATGAGGGTCGTGGAACCGTCCAGCTATGGGGCGGCCTTACAGTATTTCACCGGTTCCAAGGAGCATAATGTGACGCTGCGCTCTTTGGCCATCGATCTCGGATACAAGATCAACGAGTACGGCGTATATCACAAGGAGAGCGGAGAGAAGGTGGCCGGAGAGACCGAAGAGGGCGTATATTCCGTCCTGGACATGCAGTGGATACCTCCGGAGATGAGGGAGGACCGGGGAGAGATCGACCTATCGCGTAAAGGACGGATACCGCACATACTGGAGCTTTCGGATATCCGGGGCGATCTGCACACTCATACCGAGGCCAGTGATGGAGTGGACAGCATGGAGGCCATGACCGAGGCCGCCCTGGGAAAAGGGTATGAGTACCTGGCGTTCACCGACCATAGTCGATCATTGAAGGTGGGGAACGGGCTCAGCGTGGAGCGGTTGCAGGAGAACATCCGTTTGGTGCGGGAAACAGGGGAAAGGTATCCTGACATTCACCTGATGGCCGGGGCGGAAGTGGAGATCGACGAAAAAGGAGGCTTGGACTATCCACCAGAGGTCCTGGAGGAACTGGACATTGTAGTGGCTGCGGTGCACAGCCGGTTCAAGATGTCCCCGGAAGAGATGACCGAGAGGCTGTTGACGGCCATCTCGAACGAGCACGTGCGCATACTGGCCCATCCAACTGGTCGGATCATAGGAGAGAGGGAAGGGTACCAGTTCGATATGGAGGCGGTGCTCCAGGCGGCCAAGGACAACGGCGTCGCGATGGAGGTCAACTCCTTCCCTGAGAGGCTGGACCTGAACGATATCTATTGCGCCATGGCCACGCAGAGAGGGGTCACCTTGAGCATCGACACCGACGCCCACAATGTGAGACAGCTTGATTACATGCTTTTCGGCGTGGCCACCGCCCGCCGGGGATGGGTACCTAAGGAACTGGTATTGAACGCTCTATCCTGGGACGGTTTGCGAAAACGTCTGGGCCTGTGA